The genomic window ATCTGTCCGGCCTGGCTCGATGAAAGTCCCCCTCCCAGACTTTGCAAGTCCCCTGGTGTCACCTTCCTGCTACAATGTGGCCATGCAAAGCCAGTGCTGCACGAGAAAGGCAGGATGGAAAGGACCTGGGGTGAACCCCTCATCTGAGTTCAGCTTCTGCCGTTTACCGTGTGACCTTGATCTAgccaacctctctgagcctcacttctcTATCGGAGGTGGGAGAGTCTGCATTTTCTATACTGAGAATCCAAGGAGAAGGGATTTTGtcacttgccccaggtcacagaaGTAGAGGGTGAAGGAGCAAAGATGCAACCCTAAATATCTCAGATGatctgctttaaaaacaaaacaaaacaaaaaaaaaccccagaagtTTCCCCAGGTCAGAATGTCAGAGGAGAGTTGTATAGATATGCTTGGAAATCTAGCAGTAAGCCCTGCAGGCACGCGAGGGCCCCAGGGCAGGGGCATCAAATGGACACGTCGTCTGGCACTGTGCCCGGTACATCCTACCTGTTCAATGCATGTTTCAACCTGTTTGTGAAACCCGAGAACAACATGTTCCTAGGAAATCCCTTGGCATCAACCAGACACAGGCCCAGCAGGAAAGGAAGAGACAGGTGAAGAGACCCATGGCTCTGGAAGAGCAGAATGTTATCCAAGTACCTTTGAACAAGATGTAATCCACAAGAATTAATTTGGTGTCAGGATTAATCTCATCAAAGAGTTTGGGAAGTTTCCCCTGCGTCTCTTGGTTCATGTAATGATTTATGAGCCTTTTGGCCTGGGAAGTGTTGTGAAAATCCACAGTCACACACTCCATATCGAAATACCTCTTGGAGAGATTGAGGAAGGTCTCTCTGATGTCAAAGTCCTTGTGGATGAAGGCGAAACTCCCCTGGGCCAGGCCCAGCTCTGGATTATGGGAGAGGCTCTCTTGTAGCTGCTTGAAGAGGGCAGGCAGGCGTGGTGGTCGGGTCTGGTTCACCACGGGCCAGGTCTGGTTCCAGGCCTGCAAGAGGAGATCCTCCAGCTGGGCTCTGCTGTGCCCCCTGGCCCCCAGAGTCAAGGCAGCCATGGCCCAGGCCAGGCCGAGTGGGGAGAAGACCACGTTGCCATCATGCTTCAGGGAGATCTTACGTAGCAGGCTGAACCCCAAGTTGGAGGCCTCCCTGGAGAGCTGCTGCCCCTCGGCCAACAGCCAGGGGGagtcttcctccctctcctcctcctcctctggagcCCACTGTCTCTCGCTGGTCTGGCTGGTCTTGTTTTGGGCCATGGGGGTCAACAGAGTCTCCAACCCCGCCTGGGCCTCTGGCGAGTGGGAAGCAAGGGTAGAACCGGGCACCAGCCATGCCTGGGCCAGGAGGCAGGCCAGCGGGAGGCTCAGCACCGCCCACATCAGGGCAGCGTGGAGGCCCGGTCAGCAGCAAGGCTTCCTTGGGAGAAAAGAAGGCAGAGATCGTCCTTAATGTCTGATGCCCACCTcctccctgggtcctggtacatCTCCTCCGgtcaccctgcttctttcctGGGGGTCGGGGCTTATCtcccagaggcagggctggggagacCCTGAGCAAGTAGGGTCACATTTGTCACCTGAGTCCGTGGGAGGGGAGGTGTCTTATTTCACGGAGAGAAATCTCCTCCAGTTTCCATCAGGGATCAGGCCCTCGGGCAGCTCCTGGTCTCCCCCAGCTGTCCTCACCCATCCCAGTTCCTCCCAGGGGAATGGCAGAAAGCCAAAAGGGGAAGGGATGCGAGGGGATGTGGTGTGGGTCCTGGGCCTCACTGGGTGTGGGTCACAGCAGCGCCAGGAGTCGGAAGGTCTTCCCAGAACTTTTACTGTCTGCTTGTTTTATTTGCCCTGGATCGCTAGGCAATACGGCAGCTTGTTCAAGCTGGGCTGTGGGGACTTGGACCTGGGGACGCCTTGGGTTGGGGACTTAGAGGGTCTGGGTGGCCATGGGGCAAGGATGAATGCTGAGTTTGCCTGATTCTGCAATAGACCCCGCTGTGCCTTCCCTACAGCACTGGCCCAGCCCTGGGGCCCAGTCACAGAGCTCCTCTCAGGACTTCCTGCCTTCACTCTCTCTGGAGCCCCCAGGATAGGAACAGATGATGAACCAATTCAAACCACTTGCCCGGGCTAAGCTCCGCTTGGACCATCTCACCTAACCCTCACCTGTGAAGTGCGTCCTCCCGCCCACCCGAAGGCTGCCTGTTCTAGCGGAGCCCAAGACCACTCCAGCTTGGGCAGTGGGTCTCCAAACCCCACActccccaccactgccccctCTCTGGCCTCCCTCTCATCCTTGGGCACAGAGCCTAGCTCCTGATCACCTGTAGTTTCCATCTGAATAAACTCCCATGGGCACACGGGGCTCCTGGTGCTGACACCACCAGAGGCTGGCTGGGAAGGTCACTGAGATACACCCTCACTCTCTCCTGAAGCCACTGCCCCAGGAGGGCTTGGGTGGCGCAGGACCACTCAGCGCAGGGCACACAGGGCAAGGGAGGCCACAGGCCTCACAGAGTTTCCATCAGCAGAGACCCTTACTCTGAGCCAGGCCACCTGAAGCAAAATGTGCTGACGGGGTGAGGTTCCCCGGCCTCTTGTTGACGCAGAGGCCTGTGTCCTCACTGGGCTGGCTACAAGATGACCCCTGGCTCCGGGACTTAGCACATTGCTTTTGGCTTTTGCTAAACAGTGTCATAGGATCCAGGGCCTCGTCCTTTCCATAGCTTGAGTGGCATGACCTTACTCAGTGAAATACTCCTCTGTTTTCTGTGAGCATTTAGGAAGCTTTGCCCAATTCTAAGTGGCAAGCCTGCACTCTAAAGGTAACTCCAGCAATAAATGTGCTAGGTAAAGACCTGCTGGAGTGTGCCAAATGTACCCAGGTTCATGCCTTCATTAGATCACAGGCTTTAGCACCCCTTTGTAAACTAATCCCACAGCGATACTCTTAAATTCAGAGTAACTTCTGTCTGTGAtggtttccaggtggtgctagtagtaaagaatctgcctgccaatgtaggagatgttggtttgattcctgggttgtgaagatacccctgaagaaggagatggcaggGTGGGTTCTCACACATTCCCACTCATCTCAGTATTCATGATCAGCAGGAAGAAAGAAGATTTTCACATACCTTAGCAACAGCAAACTACCCACCACTTGGTTCCAACAAGAAATTGCCATAACTCTGAACTCTCATTCTCCTCCAATGAGCTTTTGTTCAAAGCAACCCTCCCCAGCTTCCTCCCAGAACCGAATAAAAGCCAGCCTGTCTTTGTCTCTTTGAGAATTGCCTCTGGTTTGCCAGTTTGTCCCGAATTGCAATTCCTCTGCTATTCCTGAACCTATTCATCTTCACTTCATTGTAATTGCCACTAATTTtgtttaaggggcttccctggtggctcagatggtaaagaatctgcctgcaatgtgggagacccaggttcaatccctgggtcaggaagatcccctggagaagaaaatggctactcactccagtattcttgcctagagaatcccatgaatagaggagcctggcgggctacagtccatggggttgcaaagagtccgacacgactgagtgactaacactttcactttctaagggGCTTCctatgtggctcagtggtgaagaatccgcctgccaatggaggagacatgggttcaatccctgctccgggaagatcCCGTATGCCATGGAGcaaagcccatgagccacaatcACTGAAACCTGCCCATCTGGAGCCCGTACTCCACAacgagaagccacggcaatgagacgTCCATGGACTGCAAACTggttgccacaactggagagaagtccgtgcagtaatgaagacccaacacagccaaaaataaataaaattaaaagaaatttttttttggtttaaggATGACACAGAGATGCAGCACTCTAAATAGAACCTGACTAGTAAGAAATTAACCACTCACTCACCACTTCTCAGCCTTGAATGTACCTGCAGCTGCAAACCCACTCCCAAATCTGGAAGCAGCAGGGACTCACTTGCTTGGGCAGACAGGTCTCTGGGAAGAAGGCCAGGGAGCTATGTGGGGCTTGCACGGAGTGTTGTGGGCATGATATCTCAAGCCTTCAAAGCCTCTTCCACTGGCCTCCTCTCTGTGGAGGAAGCCTCCTGTGTCTACAACAAGCCTCTTACCACCCCCACCTCCTTGCCCGCCCCATCCAGTCCAGGAATGAGGGCTCAGCACAGCCCAGGTTGCTACCCCCCTGCCCCGGGGAACCCACCCAGAGAGGACAGAAGGTCTTCTCTCCCTATCCTTCATTAGGCAGACACTGTGAAGCCTCCCTTTGGTCCACTGTTCTTACCAGTGAGTGGCCACCCAGTGCCTGGGAAGGTCCTTCATTCAGGGCAAAGACAGAAGGTTAGGGCTTGCAGCCGAAAGCCTgcagtaaatatttgctattcCAAAGTGTGATCCCCCTCGGGGGGCTGTTACTGATTAACATCCTGCTTGGAGATGGTGGCGTTTCTGGGAAAGCCTCGATGGAGAGAGAGGCTTCCCATAATCCCCTGCAATCCTGCACTCCTGACTCTTGGGCAATTCCTCCATGAGAGCATCTGCTTCTCAACCCAGGCAGCGCCCCAATGACATCCAGGTCCTCGTGGGACATAGTTGCTGCAGGCGCTGAACACCTCGCAGGAAGGAAGGGCTGGATCCCACAGAGGCCTCCTGGGTCCCCAACTCAAAGCTGGGCTCTGTGTGAGGAGGGAAGGCAGAAATGAGTAAGACCTGCTCCCAACACCTCCCAGGGAAACTTTTCAGTCCACTGGGAGAgctgtcgttgtttagttgctaagtcatgtccaactctttgcaaccccatggattgtagctcaccaggctcttccatgcttgggcattctccaggcaagaatactggaatgggttaccatttccttctccaaggtatcttccccacccagggattgaacccacgtctgttccatatcctgcattggcaggcagattctttaccactgtgccacctggggaagccctgCCAGTGGGAGAGACAGACCCTTTAATCCCCACCAGCCATAAAGAGCCTATTTCAAGGTCAACTCTCTGCTTCCCCAGGCAGACGGACTTCTAAGACTAAAATCCTCAAACACTGAAAGTCAAGGCTGATGTAGACCCTTTaagacaaaaactctcagactgTTAGactctttttaataatataaatattttatgtgcCCTTTACTACTCAAGTGAAATTTGTAGTTAAGAGAATCAacccacaaaatttaaaaaataataataatgctttacaatatggagggaaaaggaaactataagaagaTAACGTTTCTTTAAGTATGTAAATGCTCTGCCGTGACTACACGTGAAGCGGCAGTGGTACTGTCAGATGCGGGACCAGGTGGGAGTGCTCTCTGCTGCACACCTGTTGCATTGGCCCTTCCCCACCAAAGTCACGATCACTACCAGCGATGCGGCTTTCTGCAATGGTGAGTCACATTCAGTTCCccagaaacaaaatagaaatcttcCTCTGATTTACTTTCATAGAAAATTACATGGGAATTAAAAATTGGTGGTGGGGGGATGGCGTTTTCAGCTGAGCTAAAATACCTGTGGCCCTGTGAGAGTCTGGGCTCAGATCATTTATAAGTAGGTTTTCAAGTGTTCCACCCACATGGACTTGCAGCGGGACGTTGCAGTCACGTGACACCACTTCACTGTGGGGGACAGGCGGGTGTGTTTCCAGTATATCTGGTATGTCTGGCCCGCAGTCACGGGAACCCAGAAGCGCTGCTCCAAATGGTTGTGGAAATCAGAAGTGCCCCAGCAAGTTTCCGGAGTGTTCCTCTGGGGAAGTACCTGCTCTGTTGAGAATGGCTGCCTGAAGAGGCCAAAGTGAAGGGTGCCGGCAGATGAGGCTGGGCCAGGGTTCTAGGCTCAGCACAGGAGCCAGCCTCTGCTTCCGGCCCCTGGAGTTCTGCAGCTGAGGGGCGGCTGGCAACCAGGAGGCAGGGTCTGCTGGCTTCTGCTTGGGGCAAAGGCCTGGGAGGAGCTAGTGAGCATGGAGGGTGTGGAGCACAGCGATCACAGGGGATTCAGAGGTGCCATAAAAGTCATCATGGAGCACTTGACCATTTGGGAGTCTCTTAAAACGTCTGCGGGAATTTCAGAAACTGATCTTTATAAGGAAGGTGGCAGAATGTATTGGAAAGAGTGTAAAGGCCTCTGTCAAACTCCCTGGGCTTGAATCTCAAGTCTTCCAAATTCCTGGCTGCCAGACCTTAGGAATGTAACCTAACTTGTGAacttgcttttccttctccataaagcaGCCAAAACTGTGCCTGGCCCATGAATATCGCAGCAGCACCCAGGAACCAGGAAGTCTGTGGGCAGCATTGCTTCTAAGGTGGTGGGTCCCGACCCCTAGGAAGGGTGGCCCGGAAGTTCTCCACCTTCAGCAAAGATGAGTCCTGCACTGCTCCCAGCAGGTCAAGGTCAACACTGGCCCCTGTAACTGTGAGCTCTTTCACCAGCTGTGTAGCCCTGAATAAGCTCCTTAACCTCTTCTTGCCTCcgtttcctgatctgtaaaatgggactccCAGGGCTGAGCTGTTAGGACTGCAGTGAGGCTTAAATGAAGCAGTGCCTGTAAAGAGCTTGCTACCTGGTAGGAAGAGCTAATGAATGGTATTTGTGGTATAATTTCAGAGCCAGAATGAACCTCAATGGTAAGCCCAGACCCTGGATTTGGACTTGACAGAGGAGAAGatgccaggggaaaaaaaaggtcaatgttagtcattcagtggtgtctgactctttgtgacccccatggactgtagcccgccaggctcctcaatctataggattctg from Bos taurus isolate L1 Dominette 01449 registration number 42190680 breed Hereford chromosome 21, ARS-UCD2.0, whole genome shotgun sequence includes these protein-coding regions:
- the SERPINA10 gene encoding protein Z-dependent protease inhibitor precursor; translation: MWAVLSLPLACLLAQAWLVPGSTLASHSPEAQAGLETLLTPMAQNKTSQTSERQWAPEEEEEREEDSPWLLAEGQQLSREASNLGFSLLRKISLKHDGNVVFSPLGLAWAMAALTLGARGHSRAQLEDLLLQAWNQTWPVVNQTRPPRLPALFKQLQESLSHNPELGLAQGSFAFIHKDFDIRETFLNLSKRYFDMECVTVDFHNTSQAKRLINHYMNQETQGKLPKLFDEINPDTKLILVDYILFKGKWLIPFDPALTEMDTFYLDKYKEVKVPMMYRSGKFASTFDKKFHCHVLKLPYRGNASMLVVLVERIGDHLTLEDYLTTDLVDTWLRNMKTRKMEVFFPKFKLDQKYKMHELLKQMGVQKIFLPWADLSDLMVTERNLKVSKVLQRATIEVDEEGTEAMAGTLLEITAYYMPPIVKVDRPFLFIIYEETSRTVLFLGRVVDPTLL